In Apium graveolens cultivar Ventura unplaced genomic scaffold, ASM990537v1 ctg5723, whole genome shotgun sequence, a genomic segment contains:
- the LOC141702787 gene encoding transmembrane 9 superfamily member 12, translating to MSLSLGRTCWAAFIYVLLVSHICNGFYLPGSYMHTYSTGQEIFAKVNSLTSIETELPFSYYSLPYCQPHGGVKKSAENLGELLMGDQIDNSPYRFRMNINESVYLCTTKPLSENEVKLLKQRTRDLYQVNMILDNLPAMRFATQNGVKIQWTGFPVGYTPQSLEDDYIINHLKFKVFVHEYEGTGVEIIGTGEEGMGVISEADMKKASGYEIVGFEVLPCSVKYDPETMAKLHIYDNVTSVNCPLEVDKSQIISQQERVSFTYEVEFVKSDIKWPSRWDAYLKMEGARVHWFSILNSLMVIFFLAGIVFVIFLRTVRRDLTKYEDLDKEAQAQMNEELSGWKLVVGDVFREPKFSKLLCVMIGDGVQITGMAIVTIVFAAFGFMSPASRGMLLTGMIILYLFLGTGAGYAGVRLWCTVKGTSEGWRSVSWSVACFFPGIAFVILTALNFILWGSKSTGAIPIYLYFILLSLWFCISVPLTLLGGYLGTRAEPIKYPVRTNQIPREIPASKYPSWLLVLGAGTLPFGTLFIELFFILSSIWLGRFYYVFGFLLVVLLLLVTVCAEVSVVLTYMHLCIEDWQWWWKSFYASGSVALYVFLYSINYLVFDLQSLSGPVSAILYLGYSLLIAIAIMLSTGTIGFLTSFYFVHYLFSSVKID from the coding sequence ATGTCTTTGAGCTTGGGAAGGACATGCTGGGCTGCATTCATCTATGTTCTTCTGGTTTCACATATTTGTAATGGGTTTTACCTGCCGGGAAGCTACATGCACACATATTCAACGGGTCAGGAAATATTTGCAAAAGTCAATTCACTCACATCTATAGAAACTGAGCTTCCCTTCAGCTACTACAGTCTACCATACTGCCAGCCTCATGGCGGGGTAAAGAAAAGTGCAGAGAATCTTGGAGAGTTACTTATGGGCGACCAGATCGACAACTCTCCTTATCGTTTTCGTATGAATATCAATGAGTCAGTTTATCTTTGCACGACAAAACCATTAAGTGAGAATGAGGTGAAGCTCCTCAAACAGAGAACACGTGATCTCTATCAAGTAAATATGATTCTGGACAATTTACCTGCCATGAGGTTTGCCACTCAAAATGGAGTCAAAATTCAATGGACTGGTTTTCCAGTTGGATATACACCACAAAGCTTAGAAGATGATTACATCATCAACCACCTTAAATTTAAAGTTTTTGTTCATGAGTATGAAGGGACTGGTGTAGAGATAATCGGGACAGGGGAAGAAGGCATGGGTGTAATTTCAGAAGCTGATATGAAGAAAGCATCCGGATATGAGATTGTTGGTTTTGAGGTTTTGCCTTGCAGTGTAAAGTATGATCCTGAAACAATGGCCAAGCTTCATATCTATGACAATGTTACATCTGTAAACTGCCCACTTGAAGTAGACAAGTCTCAAATAATAAGTCAGCAAGAAAGAGTATCATTTACATATGAGGTTGAATTTGTGAAGAGCGATATTAAATGGCCATCCCGGTGGGATGCTTATCTCAAAATGGAAGGTGCTCGTGTCCACTGGTTTTCCATCCTCAACTCGCTGATGGTAATATTCTTTTTAGCTGGTATAGTTTTtgttatatttttaagaacagtCAGGAGAGATCTGACAAAATATGAGGATTTGGACAAAGAAGCTCAGGCACAAATGAATGAAGAGCTCTCAGGGTGGAAGCTTGTTGTAGGTGATGTATTCAGAGAGCCAAAATTTTCAAAGCTACTATGCGTGATGATTGGGGATGGAGTTCAGATTACAGGAATGGCCATTGTGACTATTGTATTTGCTGCATTTGGTTTCATGTCACCAGCTTCACGAGGTATGCTGTTGACCGGAATGATTATCCTTTACCTTTTCCTGGGAACAGGGGCTGGTTATGCAGGTGTACGGTTGTGGTGTACTGTCAAGGGGACTTCAGAAGGGTGGAGGTCCGTCTCTTGGTCAGTTGCGTGTTTCTTCCCAGGCATTGCCTTTGTGATCCTTACTGCACTGAACTTCATTTTATGGGGCAGCAAGAGTACTGGTGCCATTCCCATATACTTGTATTTTATACTATTGTCGCTGTGGTTCTGCATTTCAGTTCCTCTCACCCTATTGGGTGGATACTTGGGGACACGAGCTGAGCCTATCAAGTACCCTGTGAGAACAAACCAGATTCCAAGGGAGATTCCTGCTAGCAAGTATCCATCATGGCTTCTTGTTCTTGGTGCTGGAACCCTCCCATTTGGAACCCTCTTTATAGAGCTTTTCTTCATTCTTTCTAGCATATGGCTTGGAAGGTTTTATTATGTCTTCGGTTTCCTTCTTGTTGTTCTCTTGCTGTTGGTTACTGTGTGTGCTGAAGTGTCCGTGGTCCTCACATACATGCATCTCTGTATTGAGGACTGGCAATGGTGGTGGAAATCATTTTATGCATCAGGTTCTGTTGCCCTGTATGTATTCCTGTACTCCATTAATTACTTGGTCTTTGACCTTCAAAGTTTGAGTGGACCAGTGTCAGCAATTCTTTATCTTGGCTACTCGCTGCTCATTGCAATTGCGATTATGTTATCTACCGGCACCATCGGCTTCCTTACATCTTTCTACTTTGTCCATTACCTTTTCTCATCAGTGAAAATTGACTGA